In the genome of Mercurialis annua linkage group LG8, ddMerAnnu1.2, whole genome shotgun sequence, the window aaacaaaaactaacatCCACGCAGCTTAATTTGAACAGTATGTAGCTATAATGCATCTTGCCATCTTCAAATGAAGAGTCTACTGTCACATGCTTATCATATTGTCACCCTAAAATAAGGCATCTAAACTTAAAGCAACCCAATATAAAAGCAATATTTCAAGTGGAGTTCAAATTTCCTCGCATTTATTTTGACTCAAAAACGCAAGATAATTCATTCTACCATTAGATTAAgcaaaaacatataaaagaaCATAACCAAATGGAAGCAAAATTCTAGTGCTTCTAAAATCACCACAATTTATCAACTCTAAAGCTAATTCTTTCTATACAAATTAGAGTGACTCTTAACTGTATAATTAGAGTCTCAAATAAGCTTACCGATTGACATCCATTGAGGCGGTCGAATTGTGCATTTTCCACGCTTCTTTAAAGCTAGTGCTAACCACAATGGTACTTGAGCAGCTATTTGCGGATAAAATGGACCATAATCCCCCTGGCAATTACAGTAATTATCTTACATAATACAACTCACCACATGCCAATATATAAAAGCAAATTAGGGTAAACTGGAGAGCTTACAGATATGAAATTGAGAGAatccatttttaaatttggaacAATTTCTACTAATTCGTCTTCTGCCATAAACTCTACCTGAGaaacaaacaattaaattaCCAAAATCAAAAGcacaattagttaattaatagAGAGAAACCTCTTCGGGAGAAAAAAGCGAGAGTTGTGAGTTCGATTGACCGGCCATTTCCTGTTGCAATTAGATATGTTGCTAAATGGCTgcaataaaaaaagaagaagtaaGTTCGGGAAATGAGCGCCAAATTTCggatttttatcaattttttttgtgtgGCGCTAATAGTTCAATTTTATCATTACAAAAATTACCAGAAACTAGGCGGACTTTGTATCCACCAAACCATTTTAGAATGCGTTATAATAGGGTTGTAAATGAGTTGAGcagaaattttaaatgtttatattaGCTCCCTAAACGCACCGAAAAAAATCATATCTGGCTCAAGCGTGATTCGAGATTTGAGTATCTGCGCTCGAGTTTGGTTCGCTTCTAGGCTCAAGCTCACCCGAGACTCAGCAAGTGCCTCATCCGTTAGCATTTAAATAAACAAGCTACGAGTCAACTCGAGCTCGGCTTGTTTAGTATCAAAATGAACTAGAAACAAGCCGAGACCGAGCTCGGTTCGTCTTCAGCTCATTTAGGTGctataaaacaaaatatgagctaaatttaaatcatttaaacctGATAATATCTAATAATTAACTTTTCTAGCAATTAACTATCACAAATTCGAATAAATCCACAGAGATGAGATCAaaacctaaaattaattaacaaaattatcaCACATAGCAATAAAAACAGAGATAAATTATCAACAAACGCTAAATTACCGAACTAAACAGACGAAATTGACAATCACATGCTTAGTTTAAGAAATTTTGAAcaagaaatttataaattttaacttaAGAACTGCGAGAAAGAACCTTTAAGTATGCACTGGCAGAAGCGGCGAGGGAGTTGGCGGGAAGAAGCTACAGCGTCGGCGTACAGTAGCGGCGAGAATGAGTTAAGTCGCGGCGGGGACGGTCGACGGAGAAGAATCAGTACTGGCAGCGGTGgttgataattgttttgttttttttgaaataataattgttttgtttgatactattattgttacagtttttaattttaattatttaatgctttaattataaaagaaaaatgaaatttaataaatgtaattaaaaatgatcatttgataaataatttaagagcaaattacgcTATGGTTCCTGAcatataccataattaacagtttggtaccccttatttcaaaattttatttaatagtcCCTCGGTTTTAATTTCGTTAACTATTAGGTCTCTGCGTGAATTTTAacatttactttcaaacgatttgttaccccacctttaattttgtgaacgatttggtccctcacttttaattttattaaacgatttggtctctcgtttttaaacgatttaatacCTGAGTTTCAATCCGTTAAACGTTTGATCCCTCAAATTAACAAAAGGATCTCTTAGTTAACGAAATAAAAACTGAGagaccattaagtagacttttaaaataaggGGTACCAAACTATTAAATATGATATATCTCAGGAGCCTCCAAATAATTTACTTATAATTTAATCAACTTGAAAATTACGTACTATTAAGGCAAAAGGCTCATTTTATCATATAAACCTCTAAGATTAAGATTGGCTTACTTCACACCTTGTATTTGTCCAAAACGGTCCACATCACGCAGAAAACCTACCTCAATCAATTATTTCTGTCAAATGATTGATGTGACACatagaaaaaaatttcaaacaaatctttaatgtttaaaatatttattaattttatacttacaatttttaaaaaaattcactcttttcttcatttaaatttcaataattaaaaaatatttaaattgaaatatttaaaataattaaaaacaattacttatttcgaaacaaaattaaacgcttcaaaatccaattaaacgtttcaaaatccaactaattaaatctaattcaccTACCCACCCCAAACACCCGCGGAAACCATGTCTGCAATCTCAGCAAAAAAATATtccaactaaaaattaaaaaaacaattcacCGAAAAAGACAAAAGCCGCACGCTTTGCGTGGTATTACCTAATCGTGTTTAGATGGTCGCAGCGACACGTCAAAAAAGTGAAGACCggaaatactaatctaacatcacttttcacacacataCTTCGCGTGATATTCCtaatcatatttaaataatctGAGTAGCACATTAAAAAAGCAGGAACTGATAAAGGCCCCAGATCGGTTGTTCTCCCTTGGGGAAGAACAGCCGATCTAT includes:
- the LOC126660369 gene encoding DNA replication complex GINS protein PSF2 isoform X3, encoding MAGQSNSQLSLFSPEEVEFMAEDELVEIVPNLKMDSLNFISGDYGPFYPQIAAQVPLWLALALKKRGKCTIRPPQWMSIENLTQVLESERDSHAFQPLPFHYVEISRLLFDHARDDISDVYIVRSLTEDIRDVRFHKVETNLEKFTASTVTV